One part of the Syntrophorhabdaceae bacterium genome encodes these proteins:
- the murG gene encoding undecaprenyldiphospho-muramoylpentapeptide beta-N-acetylglucosaminyltransferase gives MKLFIAAGGTGGHVFPGISVADRWTAISPENEVVFIGTKTGLESRAVPQSGYRILYVDARQFSGRNIAYKFVTVASLVKGIHTCLGFIKKEKPCAILGMGGFASVPMVIAGFIHGTPIFLHEQNVQPGLANKILAKYARTIFISFEDTRHYLGRSRVALTGNPIRDSVKKGEGHRNEDEFCIFVFGGSRGARSINQSVVAMLTYLKEYKDKVIIYHQTGTEDYEGVKDIYEGSGIRHEVFAFTDKMAYYYHNSHLVISRAGASTIFELAYFRRPAILIPYPFSAGQHQWKNALQVERAGGGYIIENSEATGERLFGVIKKLMDEPELVKRMGENMGKLYIDDSEGLIVKGIMDGIS, from the coding sequence ATGAAGCTTTTTATAGCAGCCGGTGGAACAGGTGGTCATGTCTTCCCTGGTATATCTGTAGCCGATAGATGGACTGCCATATCTCCTGAAAATGAGGTGGTCTTTATAGGGACAAAAACAGGTCTTGAAAGCAGGGCAGTGCCACAGTCAGGTTATAGAATCCTATATGTGGATGCACGTCAATTCTCTGGAAGAAACATAGCCTATAAATTTGTGACAGTGGCAAGCCTTGTAAAGGGTATACATACCTGTCTTGGATTTATCAAGAAGGAAAAACCATGCGCCATACTCGGTATGGGTGGTTTTGCATCTGTGCCTATGGTGATAGCAGGTTTCATCCATGGAACACCCATATTTCTCCATGAACAGAATGTCCAGCCAGGACTTGCCAATAAGATTCTTGCCAAATATGCCAGGACAATATTTATAAGTTTTGAGGATACAAGACATTATCTGGGCAGATCCAGGGTTGCCCTTACAGGGAACCCTATAAGGGATTCTGTGAAAAAAGGGGAAGGCCATAGAAATGAAGACGAGTTCTGCATATTTGTCTTTGGGGGAAGCAGGGGTGCGAGAAGCATAAACCAGTCAGTAGTGGCCATGTTAACATATTTAAAAGAATACAAGGACAAGGTGATCATATATCACCAGACAGGGACCGAAGACTATGAAGGGGTGAAGGATATATATGAAGGCTCAGGTATAAGGCATGAAGTATTTGCCTTTACAGATAAAATGGCTTATTATTATCACAATTCCCATTTAGTCATATCAAGGGCGGGGGCTAGCACCATCTTTGAACTGGCATATTTTAGACGACCTGCAATCCTGATACCTTATCCTTTTTCAGCAGGCCAGCATCAATGGAAGAATGCCCTTCAGGTAGAGAGGGCAGGCGGTGGATATATAATAGAAAACAGCGAGGCAACAGGTGAGAGGCTTTTTGGTGTCATAAAAAAACTCATGGATGAGCCTGAACTGGTAAAAAGGATGGGTGAAAATATGGGCAAGCTGTATATCGATGATTCAGAGGGATTAATCGTAAAGGGGATAATGGATGGTATTTCATAA
- the murC gene encoding UDP-N-acetylmuramate--L-alanine ligase, with product MVFHNIEKVHFVGIGGIGMSGIAEVLLNLGFTITGSDIRKNETTERLERLGAKIFYGHRDENVQGAHVVVISSAVRWDNPEVIKAKELFIPVIQRAEMLAELMRMKYSIAVAGAHGKTTTTSLVSTILAHANMDPTCVIGGKLNSFGSNAKLGSSKYLVAEADESDGTFLLLFPTIAVVTNIDMEHLDFYKDLNEIKSAFLTFLNKVPFYGMDIICIDNPNLQGLIPNLKRRYISYGLSKQADIRAVDITTEGFKSRCRIIYKDKELGEVVMALPGIHNVVNGLAACAVGIELNIPFPVIAEALSSFSGIQRRLEIKWDGEIKLIDDYGHHPTEIKATLSSLRNMWKGRIIVAFQPHRYTRTKALMDEFVTSFNEADLLIVTEIYPASEEPIEGVSGIILAERIKASGHKNVLYCSTKEEAAEKIIEMAVPGDAVVMLGAGDINKIGEQLKERWTGQA from the coding sequence ATGGTATTTCATAATATAGAGAAGGTCCATTTTGTCGGTATAGGCGGCATAGGGATGAGCGGCATAGCAGAGGTTCTTCTGAACCTTGGTTTTACCATCACAGGTTCAGACATAAGAAAGAATGAAACTACAGAGAGGCTTGAGAGACTGGGTGCAAAGATATTTTACGGTCACAGGGATGAAAACGTCCAGGGTGCCCATGTGGTTGTCATATCCTCTGCTGTGAGATGGGATAACCCTGAGGTTATTAAGGCAAAGGAACTCTTTATACCGGTCATACAGAGGGCAGAGATGCTCGCAGAACTCATGAGGATGAAATACAGCATAGCTGTGGCAGGCGCCCATGGCAAGACAACCACCACATCACTTGTCTCAACAATCCTTGCCCATGCCAATATGGACCCTACTTGTGTCATAGGCGGCAAACTGAACAGTTTTGGAAGTAATGCCAAGCTGGGAAGCAGCAAATATTTAGTTGCAGAGGCAGATGAGAGCGATGGCACATTTTTATTGCTCTTTCCTACCATAGCAGTGGTGACAAATATTGATATGGAACACCTTGATTTTTATAAAGACCTCAATGAGATAAAATCGGCATTCCTCACCTTTTTAAACAAAGTCCCATTTTATGGTATGGATATCATATGTATAGATAACCCGAATCTACAGGGCCTCATACCAAACCTCAAAAGGAGATATATATCCTATGGTTTATCAAAACAGGCTGATATAAGGGCAGTGGATATAACAACAGAGGGTTTTAAATCTCGGTGCAGGATTATATACAAGGATAAGGAGCTCGGAGAGGTGGTTATGGCGCTTCCTGGAATCCATAATGTTGTAAACGGTCTTGCTGCATGTGCAGTGGGCATTGAGCTTAATATACCCTTTCCTGTTATTGCCGAGGCATTGAGTTCATTCTCAGGCATCCAGAGAAGGCTGGAGATAAAGTGGGATGGTGAGATAAAGTTAATAGATGATTATGGGCATCATCCCACAGAGATCAAGGCAACCCTTTCCTCCTTGAGGAATATGTGGAAGGGCAGGATTATTGTGGCATTTCAGCCCCATAGATATACAAGGACAAAGGCGTTAATGGATGAATTTGTTACATCTTTTAATGAGGCAGATTTACTTATAGTTACAGAGATATATCCTGCCTCAGAGGAGCCCATAGAGGGTGTTTCAGGGATTATCCTTGCCGAAAGGATAAAGGCAAGTGGCCATAAGAATGTGCTTTATTGTTCCACAAAAGAGGAGGCAGCAGAAAAGATAATAGAGATGGCAGTCCCTGGTGATGCAGTGGTTATGCTGGGTGCAGGGGATATAAACAAGATAGGCGAACAACTGAAGGAGAGATGGACTGGACAGGCATAA
- the murB gene encoding UDP-N-acetylmuramate dehydrogenase: protein MDWTGINAKVLKNIPMKRYTSMKVGGAVRYMVYPFDDEALSKTIERLVDEGIRYRFLGNGTNIIVNDCGIKEAVIRITRMRQSIGKQNKDKRNITVSGGASLRGFIKDCARKGLSGIERLYWIPGSVGGGIKMNAGSFGATISDCLEEVYIYNRKTGFLSLAKKDVTFGYRQSSIGREDCVVGAVFHLHEKDKNFIFHEMDYVYNERKKRHPMEYPSSGSIFKSVDGEPAWHFIEKAGLKGLRIGDACVSEKHANFIVNLGSATAEDIKKLIEKVKKEVFERLGVILREEVELWGFDD from the coding sequence ATGGACTGGACAGGCATAAATGCAAAGGTATTAAAAAACATCCCCATGAAGAGATATACCTCCATGAAGGTAGGTGGTGCTGTGAGGTATATGGTATACCCATTTGATGATGAGGCCCTTTCTAAAACAATAGAGCGTCTTGTTGATGAAGGTATAAGATACAGGTTTCTCGGTAACGGCACAAATATTATAGTCAATGATTGTGGCATTAAGGAGGCTGTCATAAGGATTACCAGAATGAGGCAATCCATAGGCAAGCAAAATAAAGACAAAAGGAATATAACTGTTTCCGGTGGCGCATCATTAAGGGGCTTTATAAAGGATTGCGCTCGAAAAGGGCTTTCTGGCATTGAAAGGTTATACTGGATTCCCGGCAGTGTGGGTGGCGGTATCAAGATGAATGCAGGGAGTTTTGGGGCAACCATATCAGATTGTCTTGAAGAGGTCTATATTTACAACAGAAAAACAGGCTTTTTATCCCTTGCAAAAAAAGATGTGACCTTTGGATACAGGCAATCATCCATAGGAAGGGAAGATTGTGTTGTAGGGGCTGTTTTCCATCTACACGAGAAAGACAAAAATTTCATCTTCCATGAAATGGATTATGTATATAATGAGAGAAAAAAACGCCATCCCATGGAATACCCCTCTTCAGGCTCTATATTTAAATCTGTAGACGGTGAGCCAGCATGGCATTTTATAGAAAAGGCAGGATTGAAAGGCTTGAGGATAGGGGATGCCTGCGTATCAGAAAAACATGCAAACTTTATAGTAAATCTCGGCAGCGCAACTGCAGAGGACATTAAAAAACTCATAGAAAAGGTCAAAAAAGAGGTGTTTGAGAGATTAGGGGTCATATTAAGAGAGGAGGTTGAGCTCTGGGGTTTTGATGACTGA
- a CDS encoding D-alanine--D-alanine ligase: MAEKRDLKKKKIGVLMGGMSSEREISLKSGKAVLDSLLRQGYNAIGIDVDRGLTERIKKEKIEMAFIVLHGRWGEDGTVQGLLEMMGIPYTGSGVFGSASAMDKAAMKHILTGSGIPTPDFKIYRYGEPIRFPVPFVVKPANEGSTIGISIVKDKKDIESACACAFRYDKKVVVEKFIKGREITVGIIDDVTLPIVEVKPKKGFYDYEAKYTVGMTEYIVPAKLSKTIEKRAYRIAVDVYRVFELSGCARIDMLIDRGVPKVIDINTSPGMTETSLVPKAWGCLGKTFDELMEKILSGASLKI, from the coding sequence ATGGCAGAAAAAAGGGATCTGAAAAAAAAGAAAATCGGTGTTTTAATGGGCGGTATGTCATCGGAGAGAGAAATATCTTTAAAGAGCGGAAAGGCTGTCCTTGATAGCCTTTTGAGACAGGGTTACAATGCCATAGGCATTGATGTAGATAGGGGTTTAACCGAGAGGATTAAGAAAGAAAAGATTGAAATGGCATTTATTGTTCTTCATGGAAGATGGGGCGAAGACGGCACAGTCCAGGGGCTTTTGGAGATGATGGGTATACCATATACAGGTTCAGGTGTCTTTGGTTCAGCCTCGGCCATGGATAAGGCAGCCATGAAACACATCCTCACAGGTTCAGGGATACCAACCCCGGATTTTAAGATTTATAGGTATGGTGAGCCTATTAGATTCCCAGTTCCTTTTGTTGTTAAACCTGCCAATGAAGGTTCTACCATAGGGATATCCATTGTAAAAGATAAAAAGGATATAGAATCTGCCTGTGCATGTGCCTTCAGGTATGACAAAAAGGTTGTGGTGGAAAAATTTATAAAAGGAAGGGAGATTACAGTAGGTATAATAGACGATGTAACCCTTCCCATAGTAGAGGTGAAACCAAAAAAAGGTTTCTATGATTATGAGGCGAAATACACCGTAGGCATGACAGAATATATTGTTCCTGCAAAACTAAGTAAGACCATAGAAAAAAGGGCTTATAGAATCGCAGTAGATGTTTACAGGGTCTTTGAATTATCCGGTTGTGCAAGGATAGATATGCTTATAGACCGTGGTGTTCCAAAGGTGATAGATATAAATACCTCACCGGGTATGACAGAGACGTCTCTTGTTCCAAAGGCATGGGGTTGTCTCGGTAAGACCTTTGATGAACTTATGGAAAAGATACTTTCAGGGGCATCGCTGAAGATATGA
- a CDS encoding FtsQ-type POTRA domain-containing protein, producing MKRFLYILFITPICLLSVLTMIYLFSSNSPLFVIKNVKLKGLNQLQDSEVMGRVSPFVKDSIFNIDVSKIKEAIISHPFVEDVRIKRIFPFSVVIDVQEKKPFALWVDNQGNIKVLDGYGEPYRDLAKGTVKGMFIINTGEKEDIKKILKEVNLWISQGLIKKDDISEVVSRNCNITLFLVQDSIEIILGKEELMKRLKRAMVVLEDAKKRGLLIKCIDARFEKGAIIQERQV from the coding sequence ATGAAAAGATTTCTCTATATACTTTTTATTACACCTATTTGTCTACTCTCTGTCTTGACCATGATATATCTCTTCTCAAGCAACTCTCCTCTCTTTGTCATCAAAAACGTCAAGCTCAAGGGTTTAAACCAATTGCAGGATAGTGAGGTCATGGGCAGGGTATCTCCATTTGTCAAAGATAGTATTTTCAACATAGATGTCTCAAAGATTAAGGAGGCAATAATCTCTCATCCCTTTGTAGAGGATGTAAGGATAAAAAGGATCTTCCCCTTCTCTGTGGTTATAGATGTCCAGGAAAAAAAGCCCTTTGCACTATGGGTGGATAATCAAGGAAACATCAAGGTATTGGATGGATATGGAGAGCCATATAGAGACCTTGCTAAGGGAACAGTGAAGGGTATGTTTATCATAAATACAGGAGAAAAAGAAGATATTAAGAAAATATTAAAGGAAGTCAATCTTTGGATATCCCAAGGGCTCATAAAGAAAGATGATATATCAGAGGTAGTTAGTAGAAATTGTAATATCACACTATTTCTCGTTCAGGACAGTATCGAGATAATCCTGGGCAAAGAGGAACTAATGAAGAGGTTAAAAAGGGCAATGGTTGTCCTTGAGGATGCAAAAAAAAGAGGTCTCCTGATTAAATGCATAGATGCCAGATTTGAAAAAGGCGCTATTATTCAGGAAAGGCAGGTGTAA
- the ftsA gene encoding cell division protein FtsA gives MPDLKKALLFRKGRCNMVRDDSMLVGLDIGTTKICVVVAKVSEGKVNIVGIGSHPSTGLRKGVVVNMDSTVTSIKKAVEEAELMAGVKIDSCVAGISGAHVKSFNSNGVVAIKDREVKADDVARAIDAARAVAIPADRQVLHVIPQEFIIDDQDGIKDPIGITGVRLEVKVHIVTGSVSSAQNIIKCCRLAGLAVEDIVLSQIASAEATLSPEEKEIGAALIDIGGGTSDIAVFANGSIKYTAVIPFGGNNITNDIAIGLKTPLEEAEKIKKKFGSAFADLIGENETIEVPSVGGRKPRTLKRKVLADIIEPRVEEICTMLYEEIKKSGAEKLLASGVILTGGCANLEGIVELSENIFNLQTRVGFPTGVGGLVDVVNNPIYATGVGLLKCGYKNPGVKKQRHERGGAFRKIYKSPNINILQKMKEWFKEIF, from the coding sequence ATGCCAGATTTGAAAAAGGCGCTATTATTCAGGAAAGGCAGGTGTAATATGGTAAGGGATGATAGTATGCTTGTTGGTCTTGATATAGGGACAACAAAGATATGTGTGGTCGTGGCTAAGGTTTCTGAAGGAAAGGTCAATATTGTAGGTATAGGGTCACATCCTTCTACGGGTTTAAGAAAGGGTGTTGTTGTTAATATGGACAGCACCGTGACATCCATAAAGAAGGCTGTGGAAGAGGCAGAATTGATGGCAGGGGTAAAGATTGATAGTTGTGTAGCCGGTATCTCCGGTGCCCATGTAAAGAGTTTCAATAGTAACGGTGTTGTGGCTATAAAAGACAGGGAGGTAAAAGCAGATGATGTAGCCCGTGCCATAGACGCAGCCAGGGCAGTTGCAATACCTGCTGATAGACAGGTCCTTCATGTAATACCACAGGAGTTCATCATAGATGATCAAGATGGCATAAAAGACCCAATAGGTATCACAGGGGTAAGGCTTGAGGTAAAGGTGCATATTGTAACAGGCAGTGTCTCTTCAGCCCAGAATATTATAAAATGTTGCAGGCTGGCAGGTTTAGCTGTGGAAGATATTGTATTGAGCCAGATTGCATCTGCAGAGGCAACCCTTTCACCTGAAGAGAAGGAGATAGGTGCTGCCCTTATTGATATTGGTGGAGGCACAAGCGATATAGCTGTATTTGCCAATGGTAGCATAAAATATACTGCTGTCATTCCTTTTGGCGGTAATAACATAACCAATGATATAGCCATAGGACTCAAGACCCCCCTTGAAGAGGCAGAGAAGATAAAGAAAAAATTCGGCAGTGCCTTTGCTGACCTCATAGGGGAAAACGAAACCATAGAGGTTCCAAGTGTAGGAGGAAGAAAACCAAGAACCCTGAAAAGAAAGGTCCTTGCTGACATAATAGAACCCAGGGTGGAAGAGATATGCACCATGTTATATGAGGAGATAAAAAAGTCCGGTGCCGAGAAATTGCTTGCATCAGGGGTGATCCTTACAGGTGGTTGTGCAAATCTTGAAGGCATTGTAGAGCTTTCTGAGAACATTTTCAATCTACAGACAAGGGTAGGTTTCCCTACAGGCGTGGGAGGGCTTGTAGATGTGGTAAATAATCCCATATATGCTACAGGCGTTGGTCTTCTAAAATGCGGTTACAAGAACCCAGGGGTAAAAAAGCAGAGGCATGAAAGAGGAGGGGCGTTTAGAAAGATATACAAAAGCCCTAATATCAACATCTTACAGAAAATGAAAGAATGGTTTAAAGAAATATTTTAA
- the ftsZ gene encoding cell division protein FtsZ: MPNTFYLDEGSGFSAKLKVVGVGGGGCNALNNMVDANIKGVEFIAVNTDVKSLNACKAPNKIQIGSKLTSGLGAGADPEVGKKAALEDVEKIKEHLKGAHMVFVTCGLGGGTGTGASPVIAEISKELGSLTVAIATKPFAFEGKDRMRQAEQGVTQLKTRVDSLITIPNQRLFSIGGKHMTIIEAFLRADEVLLNAVQSISDLIIGSGHVVVDFADVKTIMSERGMAIMGIGVATGENRAREAAQKAISSPLLEDISIHGARGVLINVTGDKNMTLHEVNEASTLIQEQAHEDAKIIWGLVYDDNMDGAMRITVIATGFEEKAVVDEEPIIKPVKNTSRLFKDYDEPPFIRKNVTIDYKEIKAKSDNLDIDDERYDVPTFLRKQAD, encoded by the coding sequence ATGCCAAACACATTTTATTTGGATGAAGGCAGCGGTTTTTCTGCAAAATTAAAGGTGGTAGGTGTTGGTGGAGGTGGGTGCAATGCCTTAAATAACATGGTAGATGCCAATATCAAGGGCGTTGAATTCATAGCTGTCAATACCGATGTTAAATCGCTGAATGCGTGTAAGGCACCTAATAAGATACAGATAGGCAGTAAGCTCACAAGCGGCTTAGGTGCCGGTGCAGACCCTGAAGTGGGGAAAAAGGCAGCCCTTGAGGATGTGGAAAAGATAAAGGAACACCTCAAGGGTGCACATATGGTTTTTGTTACATGTGGTCTCGGAGGTGGAACAGGAACAGGTGCCTCTCCTGTCATAGCGGAGATATCAAAGGAGCTGGGATCCCTTACGGTTGCCATTGCCACAAAGCCTTTTGCCTTTGAGGGTAAAGACCGTATGAGACAGGCAGAACAGGGCGTAACCCAGCTCAAGACAAGGGTTGATTCACTTATTACAATACCAAATCAACGCTTGTTTTCCATAGGCGGTAAACATATGACCATCATAGAGGCTTTTTTAAGGGCAGACGAGGTTCTTTTGAATGCTGTCCAGAGTATATCAGACCTGATCATCGGTTCAGGCCATGTGGTTGTTGATTTTGCCGATGTTAAGACCATCATGAGTGAAAGGGGTATGGCAATCATGGGTATAGGTGTGGCTACCGGTGAAAACAGGGCAAGAGAGGCAGCACAGAAGGCTATATCAAGTCCTCTCCTTGAGGATATATCCATACACGGTGCAAGGGGTGTCCTTATAAATGTCACAGGCGACAAAAATATGACCCTCCATGAGGTGAATGAGGCATCTACCCTTATACAGGAACAGGCTCATGAGGATGCAAAGATCATTTGGGGTCTTGTATATGATGATAATATGGATGGGGCTATGAGGATAACCGTTATAGCCACTGGTTTTGAGGAAAAGGCAGTTGTTGACGAGGAACCGATTATAAAGCCTGTTAAAAATACAAGCAGGCTCTTTAAAGATTATGATGAACCACCATTCATCAGAAAAAATGTTACCATAGACTATAAGGAGATCAAGGCAAAAAGTGATAACCTTGATATAGATGATGAGAGATATGATGTCCCGACCTTTTTGAGGAAACAGGCAGATTAA
- a CDS encoding PilZ domain-containing protein has protein sequence MNGLKYIKPGLIIKILVEPEEEKVSIDMRGSIIYDVQNKELIVSQTDPQITKNRIGQVVVVTFLAKERHQKTRYRFGARIEELIKNYKLSSAQTTNAIKLIRTSEPEEYNMRMSYRVELPTNSGIEIFINQKKVNVIDISLGGAKVSHTNVGEFDAGSMIKITLFIDSMAFDVEAIVKRKWLPQDNRFHGTLEFMSLEFIAMSIKLQNALARKILDIQRSLRYKELFSESIA, from the coding sequence ATGAATGGTTTGAAATACATAAAGCCCGGGCTTATCATAAAAATACTTGTTGAGCCTGAGGAAGAAAAAGTATCAATAGACATGAGGGGCTCTATTATCTATGATGTTCAGAATAAGGAACTAATTGTGAGCCAGACAGACCCTCAGATAACAAAAAATAGGATTGGACAGGTTGTAGTTGTCACCTTTTTGGCAAAGGAAAGACATCAAAAAACCCGCTACAGGTTTGGTGCCCGCATAGAAGAACTTATTAAAAACTATAAACTATCCTCTGCCCAGACAACAAATGCCATAAAACTCATAAGGACATCTGAACCAGAGGAATACAATATGAGGATGTCCTATCGCGTCGAACTGCCAACAAATAGCGGGATAGAGATCTTTATCAATCAAAAAAAGGTAAATGTTATTGATATATCCCTTGGAGGTGCCAAGGTTTCGCACACCAATGTGGGTGAGTTTGATGCAGGCTCAATGATAAAGATAACCTTATTTATTGATAGTATGGCATTCGATGTGGAGGCAATAGTTAAAAGGAAATGGCTCCCCCAGGACAATAGATTTCATGGAACCCTTGAGTTTATGTCCCTGGAATTTATTGCCATGAGTATAAAACTACAAAATGCCCTGGCAAGAAAAATACTGGATATTCAAAGATCCCTGAGATATAAAGAGCTTTTTAGCGAATCAATCGCTTAA
- a CDS encoding serine hydrolase domain-containing protein yields the protein MERCIRFICSIFFALNVIFYAQSAFSQQSLNNMLTPYLSEYGLPGIAAAVVKDGKIVAAGVAGVRREGTNIQITINDRFHIGSDTKAFTALLAAMLVEEGKLTWKTTISEVFPELSKEMNPDAGAITIEQLLSHSSGIPTDNEEIFTIYRKAMAQEGNLDEMRYWLTKEWIKRPLAFPSGSRFEYSNLGYTIAGAMIERRSGKTWDELIVERILMPLKLKTAGIGNQASPGKIDAPLGHSIVDGKRKAFLSGPNGDGPLLLGPAGMAHMSILDFARWASWNAGEGRRKPYLVKPEMLKKLHEPIITMPPKPNAPPGTPPGGRYGLGWGELSVDWAPYPLLYHGGSNGMNLAHIWIDTRKDYAMVLATNMGGQKADEALRSIARILYTRYAKKTTK from the coding sequence ATGGAAAGATGTATAAGATTTATATGCTCGATATTCTTTGCCTTAAATGTGATTTTTTATGCTCAGTCTGCCTTCAGCCAGCAAAGCCTCAACAATATGCTCACGCCATATCTGTCAGAATATGGACTACCGGGCATTGCCGCTGCTGTTGTAAAAGACGGAAAGATTGTTGCTGCCGGTGTAGCAGGCGTGCGCAGGGAAGGCACTAACATTCAGATTACAATTAACGACAGATTTCATATTGGTTCAGACACTAAGGCGTTTACTGCCCTTCTTGCAGCCATGCTTGTGGAAGAAGGGAAACTTACCTGGAAAACGACAATCTCAGAGGTCTTCCCCGAATTATCAAAGGAGATGAATCCTGATGCGGGTGCAATCACCATAGAACAACTTCTGTCCCACTCCAGCGGTATTCCCACTGATAATGAGGAGATATTTACCATATACAGAAAGGCAATGGCGCAGGAAGGGAATCTCGACGAAATGAGATACTGGCTTACAAAAGAATGGATAAAAAGGCCTCTCGCGTTTCCTTCTGGTTCACGGTTTGAATACTCAAATTTGGGTTACACTATAGCAGGTGCCATGATTGAACGGAGATCTGGAAAGACATGGGATGAACTCATTGTGGAGCGCATACTCATGCCTCTTAAATTAAAGACAGCAGGAATCGGAAATCAGGCATCACCGGGAAAGATTGACGCACCACTCGGGCATTCAATCGTTGATGGGAAGAGAAAAGCATTTCTATCAGGACCTAATGGCGATGGACCACTACTTTTAGGACCTGCTGGCATGGCACACATGTCGATACTTGATTTTGCCAGATGGGCTTCATGGAATGCAGGCGAAGGCAGGCGAAAACCCTATCTTGTGAAGCCCGAGATGCTGAAAAAACTTCATGAACCGATTATTACAATGCCTCCAAAACCGAACGCCCCTCCAGGAACACCGCCAGGAGGAAGGTATGGTCTTGGCTGGGGGGAGCTATCTGTTGACTGGGCACCATACCCCCTTCTCTATCATGGGGGTTCCAATGGTATGAACCTTGCCCATATCTGGATTGATACAAGAAAGGATTATGCAATGGTTTTAGCCACAAATATGGGTGGTCAAAAGGCTGATGAAGCATTACGCAGCATTGCCCGTATACTCTATACGCGCTATGCAAAAAAGACCACAAAGTGA